A single genomic interval of Helianthus annuus cultivar XRQ/B chromosome 6, HanXRQr2.0-SUNRISE, whole genome shotgun sequence harbors:
- the LOC110883245 gene encoding uncharacterized protein LOC110883245: MLGDTPQQTPTKEIDPGIFTIPCSIGGSPVSNTLANPGDSINLMPASMFNQLGLGKPHPTKMSIQLADRSVKYPQAVIENLLVKVGEFVFPTDFVILEMEEDTKILLILGRPFLATARAMVDMSDGRLTLRVGDKEMSLK; encoded by the coding sequence ATGCTCGGCGACACTcctcaacaaactcccacaaaagagATAGATCCCGGAATCTTCACCATTCCTTGCTCCATTGGAGGATCACCGGTAAGTAACACGCTTGCCAACCCAGGGGATAGCATTAACTTAATGCCCGCTTCTATGTTCAACCAACTCGGATTAGGAAAACCGCACCCCACAAAGATGAGTATCCAACTTGCGGATAGGTCGGTAAAATACCCTCAAGCTGTCATAGAAAATCTCTTGGTCAAGGTCGGGGAATTTGTTTTCCCGACCGATTTTGTAATCCTTGAAATGGAGGAAGACACGAAAATCCTACTCATACTAGGAAGACCATTCCTTGCCACCGCACGGGCCATGGTGGATATGAGTGACGGAAGGTTAACATTGAGGGTAGGAGACAAGGAGATGAGTTTGAAGTAG